In one Choloepus didactylus isolate mChoDid1 chromosome 1, mChoDid1.pri, whole genome shotgun sequence genomic region, the following are encoded:
- the USP19 gene encoding ubiquitin carboxyl-terminal hydrolase 19 isoform X4 yields MSGGASATGPRRGPPGLEEATSKKKQKDRANQESKNEDPRRGPVSTPREEQAKEELLLDWRQSADEVVVKLRVGVGPLRLEEVDAAFTDTDCVVRLPGGRQWGGIFYAEIESSCTKVQVRKGGLLQLALPKKVPLLTWPSLLKKPLGTQEVVPGLQCQENGQELSPVALEPGPEPRRAKQEARNQKRAQGRGEVGVGASPGAQVGPSAKRAVHLRRGPEGETSRDGPGPQGDAPPFLAEQATQAETEEQLRVPPLNPQTCLLGSEENLALLAAEKAVSPRNDPVSPTTVRSRDPGKGDHSKEELAVAADAATLVDGKEPESVVSLAFVKNDSYEKGPDSVVVHVYVKEICRDTSRVLFREQDFTLIFQTRDGNFLRLHPGCGPHTIFRWQVKLRNLIEPQQCTFCFTASRIDICLHKRQSQRWGGLEAPAARVGGAKVAVPTGPTPLDSTPPGGAPHSLTGQEEARAVEKDKSKARSEDTDRGLDGVVARTPMEHVAPKPEPHLASPKPTCMVPPMPHSPVSGDSVEEEEEEEKKVCLPGFTGLVNLGNTCFMNSVIQSLSNTRELRDFFHDRSFEAEINYNNPLGTGGRLAIGFAVLLRALWKGTHHAFQPSKLKAIVASKASQFTGYAQHDAQEFMAFLLDGLHEDLNRIQNKPYTETVDSDGRPDEVVAEEAWQRHKMRNDSFIVDLFQGQYKSKLVCPVCAKVSITFDPFLYLPVPLPQKQKVLPVFYFAREPHSKPVKFLVSVSKENSSASEVLDSLSLSVHVKPENLRLAEVIKNRFHRVFLPSHSLDTVSPSDMLLCFELLSPELAKERVVVLEVQQRPQVPSIPISKCAACQRKQQSEDEKLKRCTRCYRVGYCNQLCQKTHWPDHKGLCRPENIGYPFLVSVPASRLTYARLAQLLEGYARYSVSVFQPPFQPGRTALESQGPGCTMLPSSSSLEAGDSERDPIQPPELQLVTPVAEGDTGVPRTWTVPERGPVPSTSGVSSEILASGPIEVGSLCAAERVSRPEAAIPGYQHPSEAMSAHALQFFIYKIDASNREQRLEDKGEAPLELDDDCSLALVWRNNERLQEFVLVASKELEYAEDPGSAGEAARAGHFTLDQCLNLFTRPEVLAPEEAWYCPQCKQHREASKQLLLWRLPNILIVQLKRFSFRSFIWRDKINDLVEFPVRNLDLSKFCIGQKEEQLPSYDLYAVINHYGGMIGGHYTACARLPNDRSSQRSDVGWRLFDDSTVTTVDESQVVTRYAYVLFYRRRNSPVERPPRAGHSEHHPDLGPVAEAAASQASRIWQELEAEEEPVPEGPGPLGSWGPQDWVCPPPRGSTTPDEGCLRYFVLGTMAALVALVLNVFYPLVSQSHWR; encoded by the exons ATGTCTGGCGGGGCCAGTGCCACAGGCCCGAGGAGAGGGCCCCCAGGACTGGAGGAGGCCACCAGTAAGAAGAAGCAGAAGGATCGAGCAAACCAGGAGAGCAAGAATGAAGATCCTAGGAGAG GGCCAGTGTCCACTCCTCGGGAAGAGCAGGCCAAAGAGG AATTGTTGCTTGATTGGAGGCAGAGTGCAGATGAGGTGGTTGTCAAGCTGCGCGTGGGAGTGGGTCCTTTGCGGCTGGAGGAAGTGGATGCTGCTTTCACTGACACAGACTGTGTGGTGCGGCTTCCAG GTGGTCGTCAGTGGGGTGGTATCTTCTATGCTGAGATTGAAAGTTCTTGCACCAAAGTGCAAGTCCGCAAGGGTGGCCTTCTGCAGTTGGCACTGCCCAAAAAGGTGCCTCTGCTTACTTGGCCCTCTCTCCTG AAGAAACCTCTAGGGACCCAGGAAGTGGTGCCAGGGCTGCAGTGCCAAGAGAATGGACAGGAGCTGTCTCCTGTTGCCCTGGAACCAGGTCCTGAGCCCCGCCGGGCCAAGCAAGAGGCCCGGAACCAGAAGCGGGCCCAGGGCCGTGGTGAGGTAGGCGTGGGGGCTAGCCCCGGGGCCCAGGTAGGGCCCAGTGCCAAAAGGGCTGTGCATCTCCGTAGAGGTCCTGAGGGTGAAACGTCCAGGGATGGCCCTGGACCCCAGGGTGATGCCCCACCCTTCCTGGCTGAGCAAGCCACCCAG GCTGAGACTGAGGAACAGCTCCGGGTACCACCGCTGAACCCTCAGACCTGCCTCCTGGGCTCAGAGGAGAATCTAGCCCTTTTGGCAGCAGAGAAGGCAGTGTCCCCCAGGAATGATCCAGTCTCCCCAACCACGGTCCGGAGCAGAGACCCTGGGAAAGGTGATCACTCCAAGGAAGAGCTGGCAGTGGCAGCAGATGCTGCAACCTTGGTGGATGGTAAAG AGCCTGAGTCTGTGGTGAGCTTGGCATTTGTCAAAAATGACTCGTATGAGAAAGGGCCAGACTCGGTGGTGGTGCATGTGTACGTGAAGGAGATCTGCAGGGACACCTCTCGAGTGCTTTTCCGTGAGCAGGACTTTACGCTCATTTTCCAGACCAG GGATGGAAACTTCCTGAGGCTGCATCCGGGCTGTGGGCCCCACACCATCTTCCGCTGGCAGGTGAAGCTCAG GAACCTGATTGAGCCACAGCAGTGCACCTTCTGTTTCACGGCCTCTCGCATTGATATTTGCCTCCATAAGCGTCAGAGTCAGCGCTGGGGGGGCCTGGAGGCTCCAGCTGCACGAG TGGGTGGTGCAAAGGTTGCCGTGCCGACAGGTCCAACCCCTTTGGATTCAACCCCACCGGGAGGTGCCCCCCACTCCTTGACAGGCCAGGAGGAAGCCCGAGCTGTGGAGAAGGATAAATCCAAGGCTCGATCTGAGGACACAGATCGAGGGCTGGATGGTGTGGTGGCCCGTACCCCCATGGAACATGTAGCCCCAAAGCCAGAGCCACACCTGGCCTCG CCCAAGCCCACATGCATGGTCCCCCCAATGCCACATAGCCCTGTGAGTGGAGACAGtgtggaagaggaggaggaagaagaaaagaaggtatGTCTGCCTGGCTTTACTGGCCTCGTCAATCTAGGAAACACCTGCTTCATGAACAGCGTCATCCAGTCTCTGTCCAACACGCGGGAGCTGCGGGACTTCTTCCATG ATCGCTCCTTTGAGGCCGAGATCAACTACAACAACCCATTGGGGACTGGTGGGCGGCTGGCCATTGGCTTTGCTGTGCTGCTGCGGGCACTGTGGAAGGGTACCCACCATGCCTTTCAGCCATCCAAGTTGAAG GCCATTGTGGCGAGCAAGGCCAGCCAGTTCACGGGCTATGCGCAGCATGACGCTCAGGAATTCATGGCTTTCCTGCTGGATGGCCTGCATGAGGACCTGAACCGCATCCAGAACAAGCCATACACGGAGACTGTGGACTCGGATGGGCGGCCCGATGAG GTGGTAGCTGAGGAAGCATGGCAGCGGCACAAGATGAGGAACGACTCTTTTATTGTGGACCTATTTCAGGGCCAGTATAAGTCAAAGCTGGTGTGCCCTGTGTGTGCTAAG GTCTCCATCACTTTTGACCCATTCCTCTACCTGCCAGTTCCCTTGCCACAGAAGCAAAAGGTTCTCCCTGTTTTCTATTTTGCCCGGGAGCCCCATAGCAAGCCCGTCAAG TTCCTGGTGAGTGTCAGCAAGGAGAACTCCAGTGCAAGTGAAGTGTTGGACTCCCTCTCTCTGAGTGTCCACGTGAAGCCTGAGAACCTGCGTCTGGCTGAG GTAATAAAGAATCGCTTCCACCGGGTATTCTTGCCCTCCCACTCATTAGACACCGTGTCTCCATCTGACATGCTCCTCTGCTTTGAGCTGTTGTCCCCAGAGTTGGCTAAGGAGCGGGTGGTGGTGCTAGAGGTACAACAG CGCCCCCAGGTGCCCAGCATCCCCATCTCTAAGTGCGCAGCCTGCCAGCGGAAGCAGCAGTCGGAGGATGAGAAGCTGAAGCGCTGTACTCGGTGCTACCGCGTGGGCTACTGCAACCA GCTCTGCCAGAAAACCCATTGGCCTGACCACAAGGGCCTGTGCCGCCCCGAGAATATTGGCTACCCCTTCCTGGTCAGTGTACCTGCTTCACGCCTCACTTATGCTCGTCTTGCTCAGTTGCTAGAGGGCTATGCCCG GTACTCGGTGAGTGTATTCCAGCCACCCTTCCAGCCTGGCCGCACAGCCTTGGAGTCCCAGGGCCCTGGCTGTACCATGCTGCCCTCCTCTAGCTCCCTGGAGGCTGGGGACAGTGAAAGGGACCCCATCCAGCCTCCTGAGCTCCAGCTGGTGACTCCTGTGGCTGAGGGGGACACAGGGGTCCCCAGGACATGGACAGTTCCTGAGCGGGGCCCTGTGCCCAGCACCAGCGGAGTTTCTTCTGAGATACTGGCCAGTGGGCCCATAGAAGTTGGCTCCTTGTGTGCTGCTGAGAGGGTATCCAGGCCTGAAG ctgcCATTCCAGGGTACCAACACCCAAGCGAAGCCATGAGTGCCCACGCACTCCaattcttcatctataaaattgatGCGTCCAATCGAGAGCAGCGGCTAGAGGACAAAG GAGAGGCCCCACTGGAGCTAGATGATGACTGCAGCCTGGCTCTGGTTTGGCGGAACAATGAGCGCCTGCAGGAATTCGTGTTGGTAGCCTCCAAGGAGTTGGAATATGCTGAGGACCCAGGCTCTGCCGGTGAGGCTGCCCGTGCTGGCCACTTCACCttggaccagtgcctgaacctcTTCACACGGCCTGAGGTGCTGGCACCTGAGGAGGCCTG GTACTGCCCACAGTGTAAACAGCACCGTGAAGCCTCCAAGCAGTTGCTGCTATGGCGCCTGCCAAATATTCTCATTGTGCAGCTCAAGCGCTTCTCCTTTCGCAGTTTCATCTGGCGTGACAAGATCAACGACCTGGTGGAGTTCCCTGTACG GAACCTGGACCTGAGCAAGTTCTGCATTGGCCAGAAGGAGGAGCAGTTGCCCAGCTATGACTTGTATGCTGTCATCAACCACTATGGAGGCATGATTGGTGGCCACTACACTGCCTGTGCTCGCCTGCCCAATGACCGCAGCAGCCAGCGCAGTGACGTGG GTTGGCGCTTGTTTGATGATAGCACAGTGACGACGGTGGACGAGAGCCAAGTAGTGACGCGTTATGCCTATGTACTCTTCTATCGCCGGCGGAACTCTCCTGTGGAGAGGCCTCCCCGGGCAGGCCACTCAGAGCACCACCCAGACCTAGGCCCTGTGGCTGAGGCAGCTGCCAGCCAG GCTTCCCGGATTTGGCAGGAGCTGGAGGCTGAGGAGGAGCCAGTGCCCGAGGGGCCTGGGCCCCTGGGTTCCTGGGGACCCCAAGACTGGGTGTGTCCCCCACCACGGGGCTCCACCACACCAGATGAGGGCTGCCTCCGGTATTTTGTTCTGGGCACCATGGCAGCTTTGGTGGCCCTCGTGCTCAACGTGTTCTATCCTCTGGTGTCCCAGAGTCACTGGAGATGA
- the USP19 gene encoding ubiquitin carboxyl-terminal hydrolase 19 isoform X1 has translation MSGGASATGPRRGPPGLEEATSKKKQKDRANQESKNEDPRRGPVSTPREEQAKEELLLDWRQSADEVVVKLRVGVGPLRLEEVDAAFTDTDCVVRLPGGRQWGGIFYAEIESSCTKVQVRKGGLLQLALPKKVPLLTWPSLLKKPLGTQEVVPGLQCQENGQELSPVALEPGPEPRRAKQEARNQKRAQGRGEVGVGASPGAQVGPSAKRAVHLRRGPEGETSRDGPGPQGDAPPFLAEQATQAETEEQLRVPPLNPQTCLLGSEENLALLAAEKAVSPRNDPVSPTTVRSRDPGKGDHSKEELAVAADAATLVDGKEPESVVSLAFVKNDSYEKGPDSVVVHVYVKEICRDTSRVLFREQDFTLIFQTRDGNFLRLHPGCGPHTIFRWQVKLRNLIEPQQCTFCFTASRIDICLHKRQSQRWGGLEAPAARGAVGGAKVAVPTGPTPLDSTPPGGAPHSLTGQEEARAVEKDKSKARSEDTDRGLDGVVARTPMEHVAPKPEPHLASPKPTCMVPPMPHSPVSGDSVEEEEEEEKKVCLPGFTGLVNLGNTCFMNSVIQSLSNTRELRDFFHDRSFEAEINYNNPLGTGGRLAIGFAVLLRALWKGTHHAFQPSKLKAIVASKASQFTGYAQHDAQEFMAFLLDGLHEDLNRIQNKPYTETVDSDGRPDEVVAEEAWQRHKMRNDSFIVDLFQGQYKSKLVCPVCAKVSITFDPFLYLPVPLPQKQKVLPVFYFAREPHSKPVKFLVSVSKENSSASEVLDSLSLSVHVKPENLRLAEVIKNRFHRVFLPSHSLDTVSPSDMLLCFELLSPELAKERVVVLEVQQRPQVPSIPISKCAACQRKQQSEDEKLKRCTRCYRVGYCNQLCQKTHWPDHKGLCRPENIGYPFLVSVPASRLTYARLAQLLEGYARYSVSVFQPPFQPGRTALESQGPGCTMLPSSSSLEAGDSERDPIQPPELQLVTPVAEGDTGVPRTWTVPERGPVPSTSGVSSEILASGPIEVGSLCAAERVSRPEAAIPGYQHPSEAMSAHALQFFIYKIDASNREQRLEDKGEAPLELDDDCSLALVWRNNERLQEFVLVASKELEYAEDPGSAGEAARAGHFTLDQCLNLFTRPEVLAPEEAWYCPQCKQHREASKQLLLWRLPNILIVQLKRFSFRSFIWRDKINDLVEFPVRNLDLSKFCIGQKEEQLPSYDLYAVINHYGGMIGGHYTACARLPNDRSSQRSDVGWRLFDDSTVTTVDESQVVTRYAYVLFYRRRNSPVERPPRAGHSEHHPDLGPVAEAAASQASRIWQELEAEEEPVPEGPGPLGSWGPQDWVCPPPRGSTTPDEGCLRYFVLGTMAALVALVLNVFYPLVSQSHWR, from the exons ATGTCTGGCGGGGCCAGTGCCACAGGCCCGAGGAGAGGGCCCCCAGGACTGGAGGAGGCCACCAGTAAGAAGAAGCAGAAGGATCGAGCAAACCAGGAGAGCAAGAATGAAGATCCTAGGAGAG GGCCAGTGTCCACTCCTCGGGAAGAGCAGGCCAAAGAGG AATTGTTGCTTGATTGGAGGCAGAGTGCAGATGAGGTGGTTGTCAAGCTGCGCGTGGGAGTGGGTCCTTTGCGGCTGGAGGAAGTGGATGCTGCTTTCACTGACACAGACTGTGTGGTGCGGCTTCCAG GTGGTCGTCAGTGGGGTGGTATCTTCTATGCTGAGATTGAAAGTTCTTGCACCAAAGTGCAAGTCCGCAAGGGTGGCCTTCTGCAGTTGGCACTGCCCAAAAAGGTGCCTCTGCTTACTTGGCCCTCTCTCCTG AAGAAACCTCTAGGGACCCAGGAAGTGGTGCCAGGGCTGCAGTGCCAAGAGAATGGACAGGAGCTGTCTCCTGTTGCCCTGGAACCAGGTCCTGAGCCCCGCCGGGCCAAGCAAGAGGCCCGGAACCAGAAGCGGGCCCAGGGCCGTGGTGAGGTAGGCGTGGGGGCTAGCCCCGGGGCCCAGGTAGGGCCCAGTGCCAAAAGGGCTGTGCATCTCCGTAGAGGTCCTGAGGGTGAAACGTCCAGGGATGGCCCTGGACCCCAGGGTGATGCCCCACCCTTCCTGGCTGAGCAAGCCACCCAG GCTGAGACTGAGGAACAGCTCCGGGTACCACCGCTGAACCCTCAGACCTGCCTCCTGGGCTCAGAGGAGAATCTAGCCCTTTTGGCAGCAGAGAAGGCAGTGTCCCCCAGGAATGATCCAGTCTCCCCAACCACGGTCCGGAGCAGAGACCCTGGGAAAGGTGATCACTCCAAGGAAGAGCTGGCAGTGGCAGCAGATGCTGCAACCTTGGTGGATGGTAAAG AGCCTGAGTCTGTGGTGAGCTTGGCATTTGTCAAAAATGACTCGTATGAGAAAGGGCCAGACTCGGTGGTGGTGCATGTGTACGTGAAGGAGATCTGCAGGGACACCTCTCGAGTGCTTTTCCGTGAGCAGGACTTTACGCTCATTTTCCAGACCAG GGATGGAAACTTCCTGAGGCTGCATCCGGGCTGTGGGCCCCACACCATCTTCCGCTGGCAGGTGAAGCTCAG GAACCTGATTGAGCCACAGCAGTGCACCTTCTGTTTCACGGCCTCTCGCATTGATATTTGCCTCCATAAGCGTCAGAGTCAGCGCTGGGGGGGCCTGGAGGCTCCAGCTGCACGAG GTGCAGTGGGTGGTGCAAAGGTTGCCGTGCCGACAGGTCCAACCCCTTTGGATTCAACCCCACCGGGAGGTGCCCCCCACTCCTTGACAGGCCAGGAGGAAGCCCGAGCTGTGGAGAAGGATAAATCCAAGGCTCGATCTGAGGACACAGATCGAGGGCTGGATGGTGTGGTGGCCCGTACCCCCATGGAACATGTAGCCCCAAAGCCAGAGCCACACCTGGCCTCG CCCAAGCCCACATGCATGGTCCCCCCAATGCCACATAGCCCTGTGAGTGGAGACAGtgtggaagaggaggaggaagaagaaaagaaggtatGTCTGCCTGGCTTTACTGGCCTCGTCAATCTAGGAAACACCTGCTTCATGAACAGCGTCATCCAGTCTCTGTCCAACACGCGGGAGCTGCGGGACTTCTTCCATG ATCGCTCCTTTGAGGCCGAGATCAACTACAACAACCCATTGGGGACTGGTGGGCGGCTGGCCATTGGCTTTGCTGTGCTGCTGCGGGCACTGTGGAAGGGTACCCACCATGCCTTTCAGCCATCCAAGTTGAAG GCCATTGTGGCGAGCAAGGCCAGCCAGTTCACGGGCTATGCGCAGCATGACGCTCAGGAATTCATGGCTTTCCTGCTGGATGGCCTGCATGAGGACCTGAACCGCATCCAGAACAAGCCATACACGGAGACTGTGGACTCGGATGGGCGGCCCGATGAG GTGGTAGCTGAGGAAGCATGGCAGCGGCACAAGATGAGGAACGACTCTTTTATTGTGGACCTATTTCAGGGCCAGTATAAGTCAAAGCTGGTGTGCCCTGTGTGTGCTAAG GTCTCCATCACTTTTGACCCATTCCTCTACCTGCCAGTTCCCTTGCCACAGAAGCAAAAGGTTCTCCCTGTTTTCTATTTTGCCCGGGAGCCCCATAGCAAGCCCGTCAAG TTCCTGGTGAGTGTCAGCAAGGAGAACTCCAGTGCAAGTGAAGTGTTGGACTCCCTCTCTCTGAGTGTCCACGTGAAGCCTGAGAACCTGCGTCTGGCTGAG GTAATAAAGAATCGCTTCCACCGGGTATTCTTGCCCTCCCACTCATTAGACACCGTGTCTCCATCTGACATGCTCCTCTGCTTTGAGCTGTTGTCCCCAGAGTTGGCTAAGGAGCGGGTGGTGGTGCTAGAGGTACAACAG CGCCCCCAGGTGCCCAGCATCCCCATCTCTAAGTGCGCAGCCTGCCAGCGGAAGCAGCAGTCGGAGGATGAGAAGCTGAAGCGCTGTACTCGGTGCTACCGCGTGGGCTACTGCAACCA GCTCTGCCAGAAAACCCATTGGCCTGACCACAAGGGCCTGTGCCGCCCCGAGAATATTGGCTACCCCTTCCTGGTCAGTGTACCTGCTTCACGCCTCACTTATGCTCGTCTTGCTCAGTTGCTAGAGGGCTATGCCCG GTACTCGGTGAGTGTATTCCAGCCACCCTTCCAGCCTGGCCGCACAGCCTTGGAGTCCCAGGGCCCTGGCTGTACCATGCTGCCCTCCTCTAGCTCCCTGGAGGCTGGGGACAGTGAAAGGGACCCCATCCAGCCTCCTGAGCTCCAGCTGGTGACTCCTGTGGCTGAGGGGGACACAGGGGTCCCCAGGACATGGACAGTTCCTGAGCGGGGCCCTGTGCCCAGCACCAGCGGAGTTTCTTCTGAGATACTGGCCAGTGGGCCCATAGAAGTTGGCTCCTTGTGTGCTGCTGAGAGGGTATCCAGGCCTGAAG ctgcCATTCCAGGGTACCAACACCCAAGCGAAGCCATGAGTGCCCACGCACTCCaattcttcatctataaaattgatGCGTCCAATCGAGAGCAGCGGCTAGAGGACAAAG GAGAGGCCCCACTGGAGCTAGATGATGACTGCAGCCTGGCTCTGGTTTGGCGGAACAATGAGCGCCTGCAGGAATTCGTGTTGGTAGCCTCCAAGGAGTTGGAATATGCTGAGGACCCAGGCTCTGCCGGTGAGGCTGCCCGTGCTGGCCACTTCACCttggaccagtgcctgaacctcTTCACACGGCCTGAGGTGCTGGCACCTGAGGAGGCCTG GTACTGCCCACAGTGTAAACAGCACCGTGAAGCCTCCAAGCAGTTGCTGCTATGGCGCCTGCCAAATATTCTCATTGTGCAGCTCAAGCGCTTCTCCTTTCGCAGTTTCATCTGGCGTGACAAGATCAACGACCTGGTGGAGTTCCCTGTACG GAACCTGGACCTGAGCAAGTTCTGCATTGGCCAGAAGGAGGAGCAGTTGCCCAGCTATGACTTGTATGCTGTCATCAACCACTATGGAGGCATGATTGGTGGCCACTACACTGCCTGTGCTCGCCTGCCCAATGACCGCAGCAGCCAGCGCAGTGACGTGG GTTGGCGCTTGTTTGATGATAGCACAGTGACGACGGTGGACGAGAGCCAAGTAGTGACGCGTTATGCCTATGTACTCTTCTATCGCCGGCGGAACTCTCCTGTGGAGAGGCCTCCCCGGGCAGGCCACTCAGAGCACCACCCAGACCTAGGCCCTGTGGCTGAGGCAGCTGCCAGCCAG GCTTCCCGGATTTGGCAGGAGCTGGAGGCTGAGGAGGAGCCAGTGCCCGAGGGGCCTGGGCCCCTGGGTTCCTGGGGACCCCAAGACTGGGTGTGTCCCCCACCACGGGGCTCCACCACACCAGATGAGGGCTGCCTCCGGTATTTTGTTCTGGGCACCATGGCAGCTTTGGTGGCCCTCGTGCTCAACGTGTTCTATCCTCTGGTGTCCCAGAGTCACTGGAGATGA